Proteins from a genomic interval of Caldicellulosiruptor diazotrophicus:
- a CDS encoding MoaD/ThiS family protein, which yields MKVVFVGKNKELELKGPKTVINLAKELNITLEANVLIRNGEIVAPDDILNDEDTIEVISAVSGG from the coding sequence GTGAAGGTAGTATTTGTGGGTAAAAATAAAGAACTTGAACTAAAAGGGCCAAAGACAGTAATAAATTTAGCTAAAGAACTTAATATAACCTTGGAGGCAAACGTGCTTATCAGAAATGGTGAGATAGTTGCACCTGATGATATTTTAAATGATGAAGACACAATTGAGGTTATCTCAGCTGTTTCAGGTGGTTAG
- a CDS encoding TIGR00269 family protein — translation MKCVRCKAKGIIYLKRHNAAFCQDCFLYYYKNQVKKNIKRYKMFDKKDKILVVISGGKDSMALWHVLANEGYSVTGMYINLGIGQYSDKSQQVVESFAQKSGLELIVKDIKKEYGLDIYKLSKLLKRSTCSICGSIKRYLFNKVAYDGGFSVVATGHNLDDEAATLLGNVLSWEEGYLARQSPVLESTHQKLVKKVKPLYTLTERENLFYVLINKIEFLHDECPHATGARSILYKEVLNRLEEESPGTKQRFITSFLEKGRKHFQDVYEKIELKECISCGQVTTTEICSFCRFAQILKQNKEV, via the coding sequence TTGAAGTGTGTAAGATGTAAAGCAAAAGGCATAATTTATCTCAAACGCCACAATGCAGCTTTTTGCCAGGATTGTTTTTTATATTACTACAAAAATCAGGTAAAGAAAAATATAAAAAGGTACAAGATGTTTGACAAAAAGGATAAGATTTTGGTGGTAATTTCCGGCGGGAAAGACAGCATGGCTCTATGGCATGTGTTGGCAAATGAAGGGTACAGTGTTACAGGAATGTATATAAACCTTGGAATTGGCCAGTATTCTGACAAATCGCAGCAGGTTGTAGAAAGCTTTGCACAAAAAAGCGGTCTTGAGCTTATTGTAAAAGATATTAAAAAAGAGTATGGGCTTGACATATACAAACTTTCAAAGCTTTTAAAAAGAAGCACATGTTCCATTTGCGGTTCAATAAAAAGATACCTCTTTAATAAAGTAGCATATGATGGCGGGTTTTCAGTTGTTGCAACAGGTCACAACCTTGACGATGAAGCAGCAACGCTTTTAGGAAACGTTCTTTCATGGGAAGAAGGATATCTTGCAAGACAGTCGCCTGTGCTCGAGTCTACTCATCAAAAGCTTGTAAAAAAAGTAAAGCCGCTTTATACTCTTACAGAGCGTGAAAACTTGTTTTATGTTCTTATAAACAAAATTGAATTTTTGCACGATGAATGTCCGCACGCAACTGGTGCAAGGTCAATTCTGTACAAAGAGGTTTTGAACAGGCTTGAAGAAGAAAGTCCAGGGACAAAACAGCGTTTTATCACAAGCTTTTTAGAAAAGGGCAGGAAGCATTTTCAAGATGTCTATGAAAAGATTGAACTTAAAGAGTGCATCAGCTGCGGACAAGTTACAACAACAGAAATATGTTCATTCTGCAGATTTGCTCAGATTTTAAAGCAAAATAAAGAGGTTTAA